In the Anastrepha obliqua isolate idAnaObli1 chromosome 1, idAnaObli1_1.0, whole genome shotgun sequence genome, one interval contains:
- the LOC129244645 gene encoding ATP-dependent RNA helicase bel — protein sequence MSNAINQNGTGLEQQVAGLDLNGGKANNSSPITTKSSSNSGVYIPPHLRGGGNSAPNANSDNREERTPSSKYEGREQRGGGGGEYRRGGGGRGYNNSGGGYSGGGRRGGGGRYEENSGGFEVEGETRRGGEDWNRGGRGPQNSRTFDRRENGGYRGGRNQGQGGGAGSGNTSNRNSETFDDQAQPQQPRNDRWQEPERRPEDGAQQRNERGGGGGGNGGERNYGGRWKEDRRGDIDYTKLGPRDERVETELFGVGNTGINFDKYEDIPVEATGQNVPPNIVSFDDVQLTEIVRNNVMLARYDKPTPVQKYAIPIIINGRDLMACAQTGSGKTAAFLLPILNQMYEHGMTPPPQNNRQYSRRKQYPLGLVLAPTRELATQIFEEAKKFAYRSRMRPAVLYGGNNTSEQMRELDRGCHLIVATPGRLEDMITRGKVGLDNIRFLVLDEADRMLDMGFEPQIRRIVEQSNMPPTGQRQTLMFSATFPKQIQELASDFLSNYIFLAVGRVGSTSENITQTILWVYEQDKRSYLLDLLSSIRAGAEYSKDSLTLIFVETKKGADALEEFLYQCNHPVTSIHGDRTQKEREEALRCFRSGDCPILVATAVAARGLDIPHVKHVINFDLPSDVEEYVHRIGRTGRMGNLGVATSFFNEKNRNICGDLLELLVETKQEVPGFLEEMLSSDRTHSGNRRRGGGGVGRYGGGFGSRDYRQTSGGGGGGGGPRSGGGGGGPRSGGGGGGGSYRSNGGSSGGGYYGGGGGGGGGSYGGSYSASHANSNSGPDWWGS from the exons GTTGCTGGTCTGGACTTGAATGGCGGCAAAGCTAATAATAGCAGCCCCATAACAACGAAGAGTTCATCTAATTCCGGCGTTTATATCCCTCCACATCTACGCGGAGGTGGCAACAGCGCACCTAACGCTAATAGTGATAATCGCGAGGAGAGAACTCCATCGTCAAAGTACGAAGGCAGAGAACAGCGCGGCGGCGGCGGTGGAGAGTATCGCAGAGGCGGCGGTGGTCGTGGTTATAACAATTCGGGTGGTGGTTACTCCGGCGGTGGGCGTCGTGGTGGTGGAGGCAGATACGAGGAGAACAGCGGCGGTTTCGAAG TTGAAGGTGAAACCCGACGTGGTGGAGAAGATTGGAATCGTGGAGGTCGTGGCCCGCAAAATTCGCGAACATTTGATAGGCGGGAAAACGGAGGCTATCGTGGCGGACGCAATCAAGGCCAGGGCGGTGGTGCCGGTAGTGGAAATACCAGTAATCGTAACAGTGAAACCTTCGACGATCAAGCACAACCACAACAACCTCGCAACGATCGTTGGCAGGAGCCAGAGCGTCGCCCAGAAGACGGTGCACAGCAACGCAACGAAAGAGGCGGAGGTGGTGGTGGCAACGGCGGAGAACGTAACTATGGCGGACGATGGAAGGAAGATCGCCGCGGCGACATCGACTACACTAAATTGGGACCACGTGATGAACGCGTGGAGACGGAACTGTTCGGTGTCGGCAACACCGGCATTAACTTTGACAAATACGAGGATATACCCGTGGAAGCGACGGGACAGAATGTACCGCCTAACATCGTATCGTTTGATGACGTGCAGCTGACCGAGATCGTACGCAATAACGTGATGTTGGCTAGATATGATAAACCGACACCGGTGCAGAAATATGCGATCCCAATTATAATAAATGGGCGCGATTTAATGGCCTGCGCACAAACCGGGTCGGGCAAGACAGCAGCTTTTTTGCTGCCTATTCTCAATCAAATGTATGAGCATGGCATGACGCCGCCACCGCAAAATAATCGCCAGTACAGTCGCCGTAAGCAGTATCCGCTTGGGCTAGTACTGGCACCGACGCGCGAGCTCGCCACACAGATTTTCGAGGAGGCCAAGAAGTTTGCGTATCGCTCTCGTATGCGTCCCGCTGTACTCTACGGCGGTAATAATACAAGTGAGCAAATGCGTGAATTGGATCGTGGCTGCCATCTGATTGTGGCTACGCCGGGTCGTCTGGAGGATATGATTACACGCGGAAAGGTGGGTTTAGACAACATACGATTTTTGGTATTGGATGAGGCCGATCGTATGTTGGACATGGGTTTCGAACCACAAATCCGACGCATTGTAGAGCAATCTAATATGCCACCAACTGGGCAGAGGCAAACTTTGATGTTCTCGGCTACTTTCCCCAAACAAATACAAGAGCTGGCATCTGATTTTCTTAGCAATTATATATTCTTGGCTGTGGGACGTGTTGGTTCCACGTCGGAGAATATAACCCAAACTATTTTATGGGTATACGAACAAGATAAGCGTTCGTATTTGCTTGATCTATTGTCGTCGATACGCGCCGGTGCCGAGTACTCAAAGGATAGTTTAACGCTTATCTTCGTAGAAACGAAAAAAGGCGCCGACGCACTGGAAGAGTTCCTCTACCAATGCAATCATCCGGTGACAAGTATTCACGGTGATCGTACACAAAAAGAACGTGAGGAGGCTTTACGTTGCTTCCGTTCCGGCGATTGTCCCATTTTGGTTGCCACTGCGGTGGCAGCACGTGGCTTGGACATTCCCCATGTGAAGCACGTTATTAACTTTGACCTGCCCTCAGATGTGGAGGAGTACGTACATCGCATTGGTCGTACAGGCCGTATGGGCAATCTCGGTGTTGCTACATCGTTTTTCAATGAGAAGAATCGCAATATTTGTGGTGATTTGTTGGAGTTGCTCGTCGAGACAAAGCAGGAAGTTCCTGGTTTTCTTGAAGAGATGCTCTCATCAGACCGCACGCATAGTGGCAATCGGCGACGTGGAGGCGGTGGTGTTGGACGCTACGGCGGCGGTTTTGGCTCTCGTGATTACCGTCAAACTTCTGGCGGAGGCGGTGGTGGAGGTGGCCCCCGTAGcggtggtggcggtggtggtcCGCGAAGCGGCGGAGGTGGAGGTGGTGGATCGTACCGCAGCAATG GTGGCAGTTCTG